In Marinobacter sp. LQ44, the following are encoded in one genomic region:
- a CDS encoding metallophosphoesterase family protein, with the protein MLRITRIDLNPFFTLPHRTSGSAGVPLHNRLPFYRAYATGLPSHVKSLVLTSDLQGREAGSQNRLLGVPVAEALSALSREGVIPAPDAVFLCGDLYDYPDCHKRGGTGTVDEVFQAFSEVTPEVVGVLGNHDQMEYPEALPDNTTLLDGEVVGVLGNLNIGGVSGIAGNPNRNQRRTEDDFLTALESVTDQVPDILLLHQGPTDPERADRRGDPGVALSLETGFQGLTVFGHTRWGWPWLISLGEGQALNVDGRVVVVLPEVDGG; encoded by the coding sequence ATGCTAAGGATCACCCGGATCGACCTGAACCCCTTTTTCACCTTGCCGCACCGCACCAGCGGCTCTGCCGGTGTGCCTCTGCATAATCGCCTGCCGTTTTATCGAGCCTATGCCACCGGCCTTCCGAGTCATGTGAAGAGTCTTGTGCTGACCTCTGATCTCCAGGGGCGAGAAGCCGGCAGTCAGAATCGGCTGCTCGGCGTACCTGTGGCTGAGGCACTTTCGGCATTGTCTCGGGAAGGTGTCATTCCGGCTCCCGACGCGGTGTTTCTTTGCGGCGACCTGTACGACTATCCCGACTGCCACAAAAGGGGCGGTACTGGAACGGTAGATGAGGTGTTCCAGGCGTTTTCTGAGGTCACGCCCGAAGTTGTCGGCGTCCTGGGGAACCACGACCAGATGGAGTACCCCGAGGCGCTTCCAGACAACACCACCCTCCTGGATGGCGAGGTGGTTGGGGTGTTGGGCAACCTGAACATCGGTGGCGTCAGCGGTATCGCGGGCAATCCGAATCGCAACCAACGGCGAACCGAGGACGATTTCCTGACCGCACTAGAGTCGGTGACCGATCAAGTCCCGGATATCCTGCTACTCCATCAAGGCCCAACCGACCCGGAACGGGCGGATCGTCGGGGTGATCCTGGGGTAGCGCTGTCGCTCGAAACCGGATTTCAAGGGCTCACCGTGTTCGGCCATACTCGGTGGGGCTGGCCCTGGCTGATTTCTCTGGGTGAGGGTCAGGCTTTGAATGTCGATGGGCGGGTCGTGGTGGTTCTGCCGGAGGTTGACGGTGGGTGA
- a CDS encoding calcium/sodium antiporter: MYIAFALVLLFVGAEGLVRGSSSLALRAGLNRLMVGLTIVAFGTSSPELVVSVEAALSNQGDISVGNVVGSNIFNIAVILGITALVCPIPVHRQVIKIDAPVALGVALLLVLLLLNQTLSRLEGVLLFSGIVAYTWMSVILARREPPPASADEENILAVNTSRHWCVDIALILVGLAILVAGSRLLVENSVALAVSFGISEAVIGLTIVAAGTSMPELATSLVAAFRKQPDIAIGNIVGSNIFNVLGILGVASIVSPIEAPGISTLDYGVMILFTVLLIPLLYTGRMLHRVEGAVLLALYFGYLFLLWPD, translated from the coding sequence GTGTATATCGCGTTCGCACTTGTCCTCCTTTTCGTTGGGGCAGAGGGCCTTGTCAGGGGCAGTTCATCACTGGCACTGCGGGCGGGTCTCAATCGCCTGATGGTGGGCTTGACCATCGTTGCATTTGGAACCAGCTCACCGGAACTGGTGGTAAGCGTGGAAGCTGCGCTTTCCAACCAGGGAGATATCTCGGTGGGCAATGTGGTGGGCTCAAATATTTTCAATATTGCTGTGATTCTTGGAATAACAGCATTGGTGTGCCCTATTCCGGTTCACCGCCAGGTTATCAAGATAGACGCTCCTGTCGCCCTGGGAGTCGCCCTCCTGTTGGTTTTGCTACTACTGAACCAAACTCTCAGCCGCCTTGAGGGCGTGCTTCTGTTTTCAGGAATTGTCGCCTACACATGGATGAGCGTCATTTTGGCCCGCAGAGAACCTCCCCCCGCCAGTGCGGATGAGGAAAACATTCTGGCAGTCAATACATCACGTCATTGGTGTGTCGATATTGCTCTGATCCTGGTTGGGCTGGCGATTCTTGTGGCTGGCTCCCGCCTACTGGTTGAGAATTCTGTGGCATTGGCGGTCAGTTTCGGAATCAGTGAAGCGGTGATCGGTCTGACGATTGTCGCGGCGGGGACCAGCATGCCGGAATTGGCAACCTCGCTGGTTGCAGCTTTCCGAAAGCAGCCTGACATCGCAATAGGCAATATCGTTGGCTCCAATATATTCAACGTCCTTGGAATACTGGGGGTGGCGTCGATTGTTTCGCCTATAGAAGCACCCGGGATTTCGACTCTGGATTACGGAGTGATGATTCTCTTTACGGTTTTGCTGATCCCGCTTCTGTATACAGGGCGCATGCTGCACCGGGTAGAGGGTGCTGTGCTGCTGGCGCTGTATTTCGGTTATCTTTTTCTCCTCTGGCCCGACTGA
- a CDS encoding helix-turn-helix transcriptional regulator codes for MTRHSLEDWCRRMSERMWARQYFITQGCLDRYCLRPSATPESKVVLYRAPPGYGKSVQVALAANTRELERESAVYINTRSCPDSCDVNGSLFAALVLYQLEGVESWRMIKSDIDTIEVLRNALCNAKKTIRICLDGVGEAKHTADLIEDLICETPSNVKFFIAPSRVGALPRLSMMAGVVTYGADELVFTEEEVSELSGMGGPEASNIIKATGGWPALVRLMCRTPNPNLPAATWPETRSYFRDNLLTALPNSTRTFLCNAAMLEVISAECYGYVYKTEEADREITFLNEHYALLAPTGTSADRMDMHPVLREYLRSLFNTTQRERRSYVLKRVAFWHWRRGEYLHSINAALEASDHRWARVVSDSIILDVALRQGEIEVLRTWFGKVPARTIKKIAALSIGYAWILYFSQQARQADEILASSLHPSSRGASNLDEEGWRELVNAIGKATQDELLESQVLCQKWIDAFGDRNMVGKGAALTCQAFIASSGRHFEELERLSHRAAVAIQSSNQHYAFIWLKTAEIQAELFKGDIARAMSVLIQANKTAEKIQVPKTFLNKMFGTLELQILHEQNHHLVTQESAQASFDFALNYGVTDILWGCTQAYSRFLYHQGFRDRAMALLEQSRLASCERELSRLNILTKVQLAEFTLLNNEELGPPILPDECELTFLPNQNQAIQARMALVTSMYRLRLGKQFGVAEKYAKQALQSASAISDARTRIAAHYCQALAAFALGSSKSAKRMILDANLLSEHLNCHFTRLWIKEALLSLSPLAQDLFNDLPDDSEAKATKDPDVRIEDSSVPPVPGNAHSTITIKQISLLKCVSNGMTNREIAERLLVTEDTVKWHMKKIFSELKVTNRVQAVTEARLRGLL; via the coding sequence ATGACCCGCCATAGCTTGGAAGACTGGTGTCGGAGGATGTCTGAAAGGATGTGGGCTCGTCAGTATTTCATTACTCAAGGGTGTTTAGACCGCTATTGCCTGAGGCCTTCTGCTACGCCTGAATCAAAGGTAGTTCTGTATCGGGCCCCGCCAGGCTATGGAAAATCTGTACAAGTGGCCTTGGCAGCAAACACTCGCGAACTGGAACGTGAGAGCGCCGTTTATATCAATACCCGGTCGTGCCCTGACTCATGTGACGTTAATGGCAGTTTGTTTGCAGCGTTAGTTTTATATCAACTCGAAGGAGTTGAATCCTGGCGCATGATAAAAAGTGACATCGACACCATCGAAGTTCTTCGAAACGCACTGTGTAATGCAAAAAAGACGATAAGAATTTGCCTTGATGGGGTTGGCGAGGCTAAACATACCGCGGATTTGATTGAGGATTTAATCTGTGAAACACCGAGCAATGTGAAATTTTTCATTGCACCGAGTCGCGTCGGGGCGTTGCCACGTTTGTCTATGATGGCGGGTGTTGTAACGTATGGTGCTGATGAACTTGTATTTACAGAAGAGGAGGTTAGTGAATTATCTGGTATGGGTGGCCCCGAAGCCAGCAACATCATAAAAGCGACCGGTGGATGGCCAGCACTTGTCAGGCTTATGTGCCGAACCCCAAACCCAAATCTCCCCGCAGCGACTTGGCCGGAAACTCGCTCGTATTTCAGGGACAACCTCTTAACTGCGTTACCCAATAGTACGAGGACCTTTCTTTGCAATGCAGCGATGCTCGAAGTAATCAGCGCTGAATGCTATGGCTATGTCTATAAGACAGAAGAGGCCGACCGGGAAATTACGTTTCTTAACGAACATTATGCTCTTTTAGCTCCCACCGGGACTTCTGCTGATCGTATGGATATGCACCCTGTGCTGCGAGAGTATTTGCGTAGTTTATTTAACACCACCCAACGAGAACGTCGCTCGTATGTACTGAAACGGGTCGCGTTCTGGCATTGGCGTAGGGGAGAGTACCTCCATTCAATCAATGCAGCTCTGGAAGCCAGTGACCATCGATGGGCTCGCGTCGTAAGTGACAGCATTATCCTGGACGTGGCACTCAGACAGGGTGAAATCGAAGTACTTCGCACCTGGTTTGGAAAAGTACCGGCTCGCACGATAAAAAAAATTGCCGCCTTGAGCATAGGTTACGCGTGGATTTTGTATTTCAGCCAACAAGCTCGTCAAGCAGACGAAATACTGGCTAGTTCGCTTCATCCGAGCTCCAGGGGGGCGAGCAATCTTGATGAGGAAGGATGGCGGGAATTGGTTAATGCGATAGGCAAAGCTACACAGGATGAATTACTGGAGAGTCAGGTTCTCTGTCAAAAATGGATAGACGCCTTTGGCGACCGTAACATGGTTGGCAAAGGCGCAGCACTTACTTGCCAGGCATTCATTGCCTCCAGTGGACGCCATTTTGAAGAGTTGGAGCGATTGTCCCATCGAGCGGCTGTGGCCATCCAGTCATCCAATCAACATTACGCTTTTATCTGGCTTAAAACTGCAGAAATTCAGGCTGAACTGTTCAAGGGTGACATCGCCCGAGCAATGAGTGTGTTGATCCAGGCGAATAAAACAGCAGAAAAGATTCAGGTGCCAAAAACTTTTTTAAATAAAATGTTTGGCACCCTTGAGTTACAAATCCTGCACGAACAGAACCATCACCTGGTTACCCAGGAATCTGCACAGGCTTCGTTCGATTTCGCTTTGAACTATGGCGTTACAGATATTCTGTGGGGGTGTACACAGGCCTACAGCCGTTTTCTGTACCACCAAGGGTTCCGAGATAGAGCCATGGCCTTGTTGGAACAATCCCGCTTAGCCTCCTGCGAGCGAGAGCTCTCTCGTCTAAATATCCTGACTAAAGTTCAGTTAGCTGAGTTTACTCTCCTGAACAACGAGGAATTGGGTCCACCCATACTCCCCGATGAATGTGAGCTGACGTTCCTGCCAAATCAAAACCAGGCCATTCAAGCACGTATGGCCCTGGTAACCTCAATGTATAGACTACGGCTTGGGAAACAGTTTGGTGTCGCCGAAAAATATGCCAAACAAGCACTACAAAGCGCCAGCGCAATTTCAGACGCTAGAACCAGGATCGCCGCCCACTATTGTCAGGCCCTGGCAGCGTTTGCCCTCGGCTCATCAAAATCGGCGAAGCGCATGATTCTTGATGCAAACCTACTTTCGGAACATTTGAACTGTCACTTCACACGGCTCTGGATCAAAGAAGCGCTACTTTCTCTTAGCCCCCTTGCTCAGGATCTTTTTAACGATCTGCCAGACGACTCTGAAGCTAAAGCTACGAAGGATCCCGATGTCAGAATAGAAGACTCCAGCGTGCCACCTGTGCCCGGCAATGCCCACTCAACTATCACGATAAAGCAGATTTCTCTGTTGAAATGCGTAAGCAACGGAATGACCAACAGAGAGATCGCTGAACGGCTTCTCGTGACGGAGGATACCGTCAAATGGCATATGAAGAAGATTTTCAGCGAACTTAAAGTAACCAACCGGGTTCAGGCAGTCACTGAAGCTCGACTGCGCGGACTTTTATAG
- a CDS encoding metallophosphoesterase — MSMRLTPHRFFATNPVGVDWVCGDLHGEFEALQTALSGAGFNKAADRLFLPGDTIDRGPESRALLEWVLDTDWVYSVIGNHELMFIAGAEDNRNRYKHRGMGGGWAATLDETSYKNLATQCRYQLPLTMTLECESGQLGLVHAQSPFDDWRTVQDTPFSERFAIECTWPWNRAQGKNQTISGITAVVSGHIGTAEIIQRGNQIWIDVLARTGQVPLMPAHRVLERVAQVQRGG, encoded by the coding sequence ATGAGCATGCGACTGACTCCACACCGCTTTTTTGCGACCAATCCTGTCGGGGTGGACTGGGTTTGTGGTGACCTGCATGGCGAGTTCGAGGCTCTGCAAACCGCGTTGTCGGGTGCTGGATTCAACAAAGCGGCTGATCGTCTGTTTCTGCCGGGAGACACCATTGATCGTGGCCCAGAATCCCGGGCTCTCCTGGAGTGGGTTCTGGACACCGACTGGGTATACAGCGTGATAGGTAACCATGAGCTGATGTTTATCGCCGGCGCTGAGGATAACCGCAACCGATACAAGCACCGGGGGATGGGCGGTGGCTGGGCTGCGACTCTGGATGAAACCTCTTACAAAAATTTGGCAACCCAGTGTCGCTACCAGTTGCCGCTCACCATGACGCTGGAGTGCGAGAGCGGACAGCTCGGGCTGGTACATGCTCAAAGCCCCTTCGATGATTGGCGAACCGTTCAGGACACACCCTTCTCCGAGCGTTTTGCCATTGAATGCACCTGGCCCTGGAACCGGGCCCAAGGAAAAAATCAAACCATTTCGGGTATCACGGCCGTGGTGTCAGGCCACATCGGGACTGCTGAGATCATTCAGCGCGGGAACCAGATCTGGATTGATGTTCTGGCGAGAACCGGTCAGGTGCCGTTGATGCCGGCTCATCGTGTGCTGGAAAGAGTGGCGCAAGTACAGCGAGGTGGTTAA
- a CDS encoding nucleotidyltransferase domain-containing protein encodes MKDKKSYSLSDLVAQCDPDAPMPETLREWDQAAPVGLEQVVMGDQVDIREAVLVFGEKLAGRFDAVQLILFGSRARGDYHDESDADVAVVLAGQPGDFVDTKLEMAGLAFEVLLDTGVLIQALPVWEREWANPQGYSNPELLENIVRDGIVLWRAG; translated from the coding sequence GTGTGACCCCGACGCGCCCATGCCAGAGACGCTCCGAGAGTGGGATCAGGCTGCGCCGGTTGGCTTGGAACAGGTCGTTATGGGTGACCAAGTGGATATTCGGGAGGCGGTGCTGGTTTTTGGCGAAAAACTGGCTGGCCGGTTCGATGCAGTTCAGCTGATCCTGTTTGGTAGCCGGGCCCGTGGTGATTATCACGACGAAAGCGATGCCGATGTAGCCGTTGTTTTGGCCGGACAGCCTGGGGATTTTGTGGACACCAAGCTGGAGATGGCGGGCCTGGCGTTTGAAGTGCTTTTGGATACCGGCGTGTTGATTCAGGCCTTGCCGGTCTGGGAGCGTGAATGGGCCAACCCGCAGGGCTACTCCAACCCAGAACTACTCGAAAACATTGTCAGGGACGGCATTGTGCTTTGGCGTGCCGGATAA
- a CDS encoding antitoxin Xre-like helix-turn-helix domain-containing protein translates to MALDDEKTRGHVALKGFFGICREWDCTQIEMMQLLGGVSRSTLAKYETLPHVTLSQDTLERISYILGIYESLRIMYPTAERANRRVRLETSEPPFLGASALDFMAQGSMKHLMETRRYFDAKRAG, encoded by the coding sequence ATGGCCCTCGATGACGAAAAAACTAGAGGGCATGTGGCTCTCAAAGGCTTTTTTGGTATCTGTCGCGAATGGGACTGCACCCAGATAGAGATGATGCAGTTGCTCGGCGGTGTGTCCCGGAGCACGCTGGCCAAGTATGAGACGTTGCCACACGTAACGCTCTCGCAGGATACCCTGGAGCGCATCAGCTACATCCTGGGCATCTACGAATCCCTGAGGATCATGTATCCAACGGCCGAACGCGCCAATCGTCGGGTTCGACTGGAAACCAGTGAGCCTCCCTTCCTTGGAGCGTCAGCCCTAGACTTTATGGCGCAAGGCTCCATGAAGCACCTCATGGAAACTCGACGCTACTTTGATGCAAAGCGGGCGGGGTAA
- the secD gene encoding protein translocase subunit SecD codes for MKSLHTRAVVYGLVIVLGLLSALPNLLSPTMSGKLPDWYQQNTVSLGLDLQGGSHLLLEADIQELFASEHEAMAGELTNSLREADIRYGRIQMTDRGIELPVRQPERVSEAASLARKLATDTPDGTRRFDVDINGGRLVLTLTESWRAGISRDAVERSLEVVRRRLDETGLVEPSITRQGSDGILVQMPGVADPSEIRELLGTTAKMTFHWAARATAEEDIATIILPGAYEDRDYKLEERVAIAGEHIRDARMAFNPDTNEPVVNFKLDDKGARLFGDMTRNNIGRPLAIVLDGEVITAPVIRSAIGASGEISGGFTTTEASNLALLLRAGALPVPLYVVEERTVGPDLGSDAIAMGLTTGLLGAAMVIAFMIGLYGRWGLIACVGLTVNIGLVFGILSLLGATLTLPGIAGIILTIGMAVDANILINERIREESRQGKPAWMALREGFGKAYRTILDSNFTTLIAVSLLFLFGSGPVRGFAVTIGIGLVTSLFTAIAVTRLIMEWRIRGRAREPLVISGIALLDRLSERGVNFMRGRVIGLMVSAVFSIAAIALFVQPGLKYGVDFTGGTVVEVQAQGVTVDKLRTTLQAKDLEDAAIQEAGADGRFLIRLPAEQGVPGATAEQVALLKTAVTSVEPTAEFPKVDMVGPKVSGGFSDATILAILLAGVGMLAYLWFRFESHFAWAATLTIALDLTKTIGFFALAGVEFNLTAVAALLALMGYSVNDKVVVFDRIRENIRKTPDRPMLELLNDSISSTLTRTVFTSVTTFLALLPMGIAGGAAVASFALPMLFGIVIGTSSSVFIASPILYYLGQRRSRKGLAQLRPTAEEIRKELELIP; via the coding sequence ATGAAATCGTTGCATACACGGGCCGTCGTTTACGGCCTGGTGATTGTGCTCGGGTTGTTGAGTGCGTTGCCGAACCTTCTTTCCCCTACAATGTCCGGGAAGCTCCCGGATTGGTACCAGCAGAATACGGTCTCCCTGGGGCTTGACCTTCAAGGTGGCTCACACCTGCTTCTGGAAGCGGATATCCAGGAACTGTTTGCCAGCGAGCACGAAGCGATGGCCGGCGAGTTGACCAACTCCCTGCGTGAAGCGGACATTCGATACGGGCGCATCCAGATGACTGATAGAGGCATCGAGCTACCGGTGCGCCAGCCCGAACGGGTGTCTGAAGCAGCCAGCCTTGCTCGAAAACTGGCAACGGATACTCCGGATGGCACGCGTCGGTTCGACGTTGATATCAACGGCGGACGGCTGGTGCTGACGCTGACCGAGTCCTGGCGTGCAGGTATTTCCCGAGATGCGGTGGAGCGAAGCCTGGAGGTAGTCAGACGGCGACTGGATGAAACCGGACTGGTGGAGCCCAGCATCACTCGCCAGGGTAGTGACGGCATTCTGGTACAAATGCCGGGCGTCGCCGACCCGAGCGAGATTCGTGAATTGCTCGGTACCACCGCGAAAATGACGTTTCACTGGGCAGCCCGGGCAACGGCGGAGGAAGATATCGCAACCATTATTCTGCCGGGTGCCTACGAAGACAGAGACTACAAACTGGAAGAACGGGTTGCCATAGCAGGCGAGCACATCCGTGACGCACGCATGGCTTTCAATCCGGATACCAACGAGCCGGTGGTCAATTTCAAACTGGATGACAAGGGTGCCCGGCTGTTTGGGGATATGACCCGGAACAACATTGGCCGGCCCCTAGCCATTGTACTGGATGGTGAAGTGATTACAGCGCCGGTAATCCGCAGCGCCATTGGCGCTAGTGGAGAGATCAGCGGTGGATTTACCACAACAGAAGCCAGTAACCTGGCTCTGCTACTGCGAGCTGGTGCCTTGCCCGTGCCCCTGTATGTGGTCGAGGAACGTACCGTGGGCCCTGACTTGGGCAGTGACGCCATCGCCATGGGGCTGACCACCGGTTTGCTGGGCGCAGCCATGGTGATTGCCTTCATGATCGGGCTTTATGGACGTTGGGGACTAATTGCCTGTGTCGGGTTGACGGTGAATATTGGGCTGGTGTTCGGGATATTGAGCTTGCTGGGGGCTACCCTGACTCTGCCAGGTATTGCTGGAATTATCCTCACCATTGGCATGGCGGTGGATGCCAATATTCTGATTAACGAGCGTATCCGTGAAGAATCCCGCCAGGGCAAGCCTGCCTGGATGGCCCTCCGAGAGGGGTTCGGCAAGGCCTACAGAACGATTCTGGATTCCAACTTCACGACACTGATCGCGGTCAGCCTGTTGTTCCTGTTTGGCAGCGGGCCGGTCCGGGGCTTTGCCGTCACAATCGGCATAGGCCTGGTAACGTCGTTGTTTACGGCAATAGCGGTCACCCGCCTGATCATGGAGTGGCGCATCCGGGGCCGTGCACGGGAACCGTTAGTGATTTCTGGCATAGCCCTGCTTGACCGCCTGAGTGAGCGGGGCGTGAACTTCATGCGCGGTCGCGTGATCGGTCTCATGGTATCGGCGGTGTTCTCCATTGCGGCAATCGCTCTGTTTGTGCAGCCGGGACTGAAATACGGCGTCGATTTTACCGGCGGTACGGTAGTGGAGGTACAGGCCCAGGGAGTCACTGTTGATAAGTTGAGAACCACGCTTCAGGCGAAAGACCTAGAGGACGCCGCCATTCAGGAAGCAGGCGCGGATGGGCGCTTCCTTATTCGCCTGCCAGCAGAGCAAGGAGTACCGGGGGCGACCGCGGAGCAAGTGGCATTGCTCAAAACCGCTGTTACCTCTGTCGAGCCAACGGCGGAATTCCCGAAAGTGGATATGGTAGGGCCTAAAGTCAGCGGTGGCTTTAGTGATGCCACCATTCTGGCTATTCTGTTGGCCGGTGTTGGTATGTTGGCGTACCTATGGTTCCGATTCGAGTCCCATTTCGCCTGGGCCGCCACACTGACCATTGCGCTGGATCTCACCAAAACCATCGGTTTCTTCGCCCTCGCCGGCGTGGAGTTCAACCTGACGGCAGTTGCGGCACTGCTCGCGCTTATGGGATATTCGGTCAACGATAAGGTGGTAGTGTTTGACCGCATCCGGGAAAACATCCGCAAGACGCCGGACCGCCCCATGCTGGAACTGCTGAACGATAGTATTTCATCGACGCTTACCCGCACTGTGTTTACCTCGGTAACGACCTTTCTGGCGCTGCTACCCATGGGCATTGCGGGTGGAGCCGCCGTTGCGAGTTTTGCCTTGCCCATGCTGTTCGGAATTGTAATTGGCACCAGCTCCTCGGTCTTTATCGCGTCGCCAATCCTTTATTATCTGGGGCAGCGACGGTCGAGGAAAGGGCTTGCTCAGTTGCGGCCGACTGCCGAGGAAATTCGCAAGGAACTGGAACTCATACCCTAG
- a CDS encoding EAL domain-containing protein — protein sequence MAQPSCDGHSDQSFTRGLPNDQESGAIAKAIIQMGHSLGLDVLAEGIETKEQENHLRILGCDAGQGYLYAKPLSVKRCEEYLQVTDWV from the coding sequence ATCGCCCAGCCCAGCTGTGATGGCCACAGTGACCAGTCATTCACCCGGGGCTTACCTAACGACCAGGAAAGTGGAGCAATTGCCAAAGCGATTATTCAGATGGGACATAGCCTAGGACTCGATGTACTGGCCGAGGGAATTGAGACCAAAGAGCAAGAAAACCATCTCCGAATCCTTGGCTGTGATGCGGGACAAGGCTATCTATATGCTAAGCCGCTCTCAGTCAAAAGGTGCGAGGAGTACCTACAAGTTACTGACTGGGTTTAA
- a CDS encoding NAD(P)/FAD-dependent oxidoreductase: MQKIVIIGAGIASLTAAEALRQNGFDGTITILGEENTLPYQRPPLSKAYLTSDELPSPTPIRSPNFFRDNKVEFEQGGKVIALERSAKQVVIQGGRKIKYDTLILATGARPRPIDLPGESAKNVFYLRNLDHSAALRNALLAPECEKVAILGAGVIGLEVASAANLQGKQVSVFEANSRAMCRVASPLTSNFVRNRMASAGVMFYFNASVNQILTEGDRVSGIRLSDGTTKPADVVVIGIGAIPNAELAQDANLDCDGGIIVDSGMRSSDPDIFAIGDCAKAVNVSTNTPIRIETIHNAMLQAQIAAAHICGKPSPPASPPRFWSDLNGMKVQCIGIATGYDRIQRRPTESDNACEFWLFSGDRMIAAETVNLPTRQAKLSKALSG; this comes from the coding sequence ATGCAAAAAATAGTTATCATTGGCGCTGGAATAGCCAGCCTGACCGCCGCAGAGGCTCTCCGCCAGAATGGATTCGACGGAACGATTACCATTTTGGGCGAGGAAAACACGCTGCCTTACCAGCGTCCCCCGTTGTCCAAAGCCTATTTGACCTCAGATGAGTTGCCCTCGCCAACTCCGATCCGTTCTCCTAATTTCTTTCGGGACAACAAAGTTGAATTTGAACAAGGCGGTAAAGTAATAGCGCTTGAACGATCGGCAAAGCAAGTAGTGATTCAAGGCGGCAGGAAAATTAAATACGACACGCTGATTTTGGCAACAGGAGCGAGGCCACGTCCTATTGATTTACCTGGTGAGAGCGCAAAAAATGTTTTCTATCTCAGGAATCTTGACCACTCCGCCGCATTACGTAATGCCCTGTTAGCCCCGGAATGCGAGAAGGTGGCCATTCTCGGCGCGGGTGTTATCGGGCTTGAAGTCGCCTCCGCTGCCAATCTACAGGGAAAACAAGTCTCTGTGTTTGAGGCCAACAGCCGAGCGATGTGTCGAGTAGCGTCACCATTAACAAGTAATTTTGTCAGAAACCGCATGGCCTCCGCCGGCGTAATGTTCTACTTCAATGCTAGCGTCAACCAGATTCTCACTGAGGGAGACCGAGTTTCCGGTATCCGTTTGTCCGACGGCACTACGAAACCCGCAGACGTCGTTGTTATCGGTATAGGAGCCATCCCCAATGCTGAACTTGCGCAAGACGCAAACCTGGATTGCGACGGTGGTATTATAGTAGACAGCGGCATGCGTAGCTCTGACCCTGACATATTTGCGATCGGAGATTGCGCTAAAGCCGTCAACGTTTCCACCAATACACCCATCCGAATAGAAACTATTCACAATGCCATGCTTCAAGCACAAATTGCGGCGGCTCATATTTGTGGTAAACCGTCTCCGCCTGCCTCTCCTCCTCGTTTTTGGTCAGATCTCAACGGCATGAAAGTCCAGTGTATTGGAATCGCCACTGGATACGACCGAATTCAGCGGCGTCCCACAGAGAGTGACAATGCCTGTGAATTCTGGCTCTTTTCCGGAGACCGGATGATCGCAGCTGAAACGGTCAATCTTCCCACCCGGCAAGCCAAGCTATCTAAAGCTCTCTCCGGGTAA